The sequence CAGATGTAAAATCCGGTAAACTTAAACACGCAATGAAGAAAACCAAGGAAAAACACTTTTATAAAATTTTTTCAACTTCACGTTTTACTGAATCCGAATATAAAGATGATAAAGTCAACCTCATTGAAAAGTTAAATGAATATGGGTACAGGGATGCCAAAATCATAAAAGATACCGTGTATAAATTTGATGATAAAACAATCAATGTTGATATTAATGTGAATCAAGGACACAAATATTATTTTCGAAATGTAACATGGATTGGAAATACTATCTATTCTTCTGATATCCTGAATGCAATCCTTAAAGTAAAAAAAGGAGACGTATTCAATCAGAAAGCTCTTGATGCAAATCTATACATGAACACCGACAGCAAAGATATTAGTTCACTTTATCTTGACGATGGTTATTTATTTTTTTCAGTTACACCTGTTGAAGTAAAAGTCGAAAATGACTCTATTGATCTTGAAATAAGGATATATGAAGGAAAACAAGCTGTAATAAGCAAAGTAACAGTAACAGGCAATACAAAAACAAATGATAATGTTGTCCTTCGTGAAGTTCGCTCAAAACCCGGACAGTTATTCAGCCGTGCAGATATTATACGAACCCAACGTGAGCTGGCACAATTAAAATATTTTAATGAAGAAAAATTAGCCGTCAACCCTACCCCCCATGCAGCTGATGGTACCGTTGATATTGAATATGTAGTTGAAGAAACTTCCTCTGACCAGGTTGAACTTTCAGGAGGATGGGGAGCTGGGCGTATTGTCGGTACTCTTGGATTATCATTTAATAATTTTTCTGCTCGTAATTTCTTTAAAAAAGATGCCTGGAGACCTTTGCCATCAGGCAATGGACAAAAGTTAAGTATAAGAGCCCAATCCAATGGAATATATTACCAATCATACAATGCATCATTTACTGAACCCTGGCTGGGAGGTAAAAAACCTAATGCATTAAGCGTTTCAGCATATCATTCTGTTCAATCAAATGGAGTGGCAAAAAGTGAAACGAATCGTCAATCTATTATAATTGATGGTATTTCTGTTCAACTTGGAAAACAACTTAAATGGCCTGACGATTATTTTAATCGCTACCATGGACTCAATTTCCAGGTATATAATGTTACAAATTATACTTCTTTTGCATTCACTAACGGAAAATCTAATAACTTTTATTACAGCTGGATGTTAAACAGGAATTCTATCGATTATGCAATATATCCACGTTCAGGTTCTGAATTCTCATTAACAATACAGGCTACACCACCATATTCTGTTTTAGAAAAATTATTCGGAAATGAAAGAAACTATGATTCATTAACTGCTCAACAAAAATATAAATGGCTCGAATACCATAAATGGAAATTTGGAGCATCGGTATATACAAAATTGGCAGGAGATTTGGTATTAAGCTCGCGAACGAAGTTTGGATTTTTAGGTTATTACAAAAAAGAAGTTGGACCTCCGCCTTTCGAACGTTTTTATCTTGGAGGTGATGGATTATCAGGCTTCGCTCTCGATGGCAGAGAAATAATAGGTATGAGAGGATATTCAAACAATTCTTTAACACAAACTAATTCCGATGGCGATTATATCGGGGGTATCATTTTTAATAAATATACACTTGAGTTAAGATATCCTGTATCATTGAATCCTATGGCAACTATATATGCTATTGGATTTTTAGAAGCAGGAAATACATGGGGTAATTTTAAGACATTCAATCCATTTGATGTTAAACGTTCTGCCGGTGTTGGTGTACGTATTTATTTACCGATGTTTGGATTACTTGGACTCGACTGGGGCTATGGCTTCGACGAAATTCCTGGCGATTCAGGAGCAAATAAATCACAATTCCATTTTTCAATAAACCAATCCATTGATTAATCAAATAAATTTTAAGCAAAATAAATATTAAATTAACGGAGGAATAAACCATGAAAAGTTCAGTATTAGTAATAGCGTTCGCTCTTTTCTGTTCAGTAGCTTTCTCGCAGCAAAAATATGCTTATGTTGACAGCGATTATATTCTGGAGAATATACCTGAGTATGCAGCAGCACAAGACAAACTTGATGAACTCTCTATAGAATGGCAGGCAGAAATTGAAGCTAAATTTAAAACAATTGACAGTTTATACAAAAAATTTGAAACGGAATCTGTTCTTTTGCCGGAAGATCTAAAAACCAAAAGAGAAAATGATATTATCACCAAAGAAAAAGAAGCTAAAGCATTACAGAAAAAACGCTTTGGAACTGATGGCGACTTATATAAAAAACGTCAGGAATTGGTAAAACCTATACAGGA is a genomic window of Bacteroidales bacterium containing:
- the bamA gene encoding outer membrane protein assembly factor BamA — protein: MKKIFTGIIILLFNSYSVFSQVILSDDNTKIDYSNPKDYEIGGITVSGVENYDNNVLITLSGLTVGDKIKVPGDKITKAIDNLWKQGLFEDIKISASKIVGTTIFLDIYISERPKLSRFSFNGVKKSEADKLRDEIKIQRGDAVTENLIMTTKNKILNYFTDKGFLFSTVNIVQKKDTATSTGVVLYINVDKKSKVKINQVNISGITDVKSGKLKHAMKKTKEKHFYKIFSTSRFTESEYKDDKVNLIEKLNEYGYRDAKIIKDTVYKFDDKTINVDINVNQGHKYYFRNVTWIGNTIYSSDILNAILKVKKGDVFNQKALDANLYMNTDSKDISSLYLDDGYLFFSVTPVEVKVENDSIDLEIRIYEGKQAVISKVTVTGNTKTNDNVVLREVRSKPGQLFSRADIIRTQRELAQLKYFNEEKLAVNPTPHAADGTVDIEYVVEETSSDQVELSGGWGAGRIVGTLGLSFNNFSARNFFKKDAWRPLPSGNGQKLSIRAQSNGIYYQSYNASFTEPWLGGKKPNALSVSAYHSVQSNGVAKSETNRQSIIIDGISVQLGKQLKWPDDYFNRYHGLNFQVYNVTNYTSFAFTNGKSNNFYYSWMLNRNSIDYAIYPRSGSEFSLTIQATPPYSVLEKLFGNERNYDSLTAQQKYKWLEYHKWKFGASVYTKLAGDLVLSSRTKFGFLGYYKKEVGPPPFERFYLGGDGLSGFALDGREIIGMRGYSNNSLTQTNSDGDYIGGIIFNKYTLELRYPVSLNPMATIYAIGFLEAGNTWGNFKTFNPFDVKRSAGVGVRIYLPMFGLLGLDWGYGFDEIPGDSGANKSQFHFSINQSID
- a CDS encoding OmpH family outer membrane protein, whose amino-acid sequence is MKSSVLVIAFALFCSVAFSQQKYAYVDSDYILENIPEYAAAQDKLDELSIEWQAEIEAKFKTIDSLYKKFETESVLLPEDLKTKRENDIITKEKEAKALQKKRFGTDGDLYKKRQELVKPIQDKVYNAIEELATEGSYGIIFDKSGSLTMLYTNPKLDKSDEVLEKLGYKPGTVKDDKTKE